In Ptiloglossa arizonensis isolate GNS036 chromosome 10, iyPtiAriz1_principal, whole genome shotgun sequence, the genomic window tgtcgtcgtcgctgCTATccccgtcatcgtcgtcgtcgtccatcCTGGCAGTGGTAGCGTCGACGCACGGCGACGGTGTGCGCGTACGTTGAACGCAGGGGCTCATGCTGTACAACGGTGGCTCCAGTATCCTCTTACCGCCACCCGGTGGTGGTGAACACTGGAACTCCTGTAGCTGCAACTCGAGCTCctgggcgagtttcgccttgtGGGGCGGTGGACTCGAGGACGGCGAGTCCATCAGATTCAACGATGACAGTCTCTGTTTACCGGATGACATATCGATCCCGGAGCAACCTGCCTCCAGGAATTCCTCTTTCTTCTTGTCACCGAACGCGGACGAGAGACCGCCACCGGTGTTCGAGACGTTTCGGTCCCTCTGATGATAGATACCCGCGAATATGAGGATGTTCAGCAACAGCAGGAACACACCCACCGCTATAGTGACCGTCAGGGCTGTGGTGTAGCTCTGGTAATGGCTGGACGCCAGCTTCCTCAGGAGATTGTTCGGTCCTGGACCGAGATTCGGATGCTGCAATGTTCTCGGTGTGGCCGCTATCGTGGTCGCGACCGTCGCGTTCGGTGTACACTCGGTGGTCGAGATGGCGCTGGACACCGAGGATGGTTCCGTGGGCGAGGGCATCGGTAACGGTGGCGCCGGAAGCGGAACCGCCAACGTCTGAGGTCGCACCGCCCCTTCGTAGAGGCTCGAACTCTCCGCTAGGTGATGATGACGCATACTGATCTCGTAGCCGGGCCGGTGCAGCTGGGGCAACAGATTCAACCACAGGGACATCTTGTGGCCCCTGTAATGCGAGCGCATTTCCGTGCTATGGCCCGCCTCCAGGTAGAGCTGGTTTATCGAATCGTACGAATCCCAAAATGGCGGGCTGATCGGGAGCCCGTCGGATCCCGATGTCAGCGGGCTGGCGCCGTTCGGGTCCCTGAAACATCCCACGAGCGCGTCCGCGCTGTACGCGTCTGGATGATACGATTTCGCTGGAGAGGTGAACGGGAGGTGGGAGGAGGGTTGGATACTCGTCCCGATCGGTTTTCAGATACAcgcgtttcatatttttttttattcgcacaCGGTGACGAGGATTTAAAGTGGCTCGAGTATCGCTCGATCACGGCGAAACGTAACGGAGAACCAACAAGAGGATCCTACGACCGTCCCGCTGGAAGATTTCGAGGATTAATCGAGGAACGAATCTAGAGGTCGAACGATTACATTCGGATGGAGTATTTTGTTCCGATACGGATAGACGTGtgcgattcttcttttttttttccagcgtACCTACTTGCGACGAATCCTCGTTCGAGGACAATTTTGCCTCCGGGCCTAGTCGAGagactatttttaaatttatttattttcttggaAAATCGATAACCGAGATCGTTTGAAATCGACAGAGCGCGTCGGTTGGTCAATTTTTcgtgaatatttcattttagaaTATTAATAATCACGGAGAGTGGGACTCGATTGCGTGGATACGAGGGTTTCTTTTACGGTAAACGAGGTTGGAGTTATGGAAAacgtaaacaaaaatttgtcgATGAATTTACCGTTTAAAAAACGTACATCATCCTCGTGTCCGAGCGTGAAAACGAAATTTTGTGTTCGTTTTATGgagaaaaattgcaattttgttgatttatttccaattactGTATTTTTCGCAAATGAATACGAAATACATTTATCGAACATGTTGCGTTGAAAAAGTCcgctgtgtatatttttccagcTATTAAACTTTTGAAAAGATCCCATCGAATTTTCGTTTACGAAAAGAGAAATCCATAATAAGAGAAAACACAGTTGATGTAGTAACAAGAATATAAACTGGTTGTATAGGGGTTAATCCTCCATCGATGAACGAATTTTCTCATTTACCAATAACCATGATTTCTTAGTAATATCTAGAGAACCTTTCCTCTAGTCCGAAAAATTAAGCCTAAAAACGTATCGACAAAATGAATCGATTCTAAAGTTCCTGAACGGGAAAATCAGCTCgaacatttctcgagttcgataattcgTTTTCGTTTAATTACTTCGCGTCCGTCTGTGCTGTTTCATTGTTCGACTTAAACAGTCGACGAAGAACGAGAAACTCGATCGGAAATTACGTTTTGAAATCGAATGCACCGAACGGTCGTTTTTTCTCGGAGTCAGCAGGTGTCGCGCGATATCGTCTTTTCTATCTAGAGTCCGGATTTTCTTCTCTCGAAAAACGAGTGGTCGCTCCGCGGCTTGCAAGAATCAAAAAATATACGAGGAGACGCGAGAGCAAAGACATCGATTTCACCGACTAGAAGGAGAAAAATCTGGGACACCGTGATACTCAAAGATAGGAAAAGCCCATTCTCTGATTAAAGCAAGTCGCAATCTAACCGTCTAATCGTTCATCAAACGCGAACTGTTGGATCGAGTAATAAGTTCCCTCGAATGCTTCGGTGACCATCGATTCGTATTACCCGAATAACGTTTTAAATCTTATACGCCATTTTCCCCCATTTTTAGGGACGTTCGTGTACTTCATTAGCGTAAAAGCTACCGACGGAAGTCTCGCAAAAATTCAAACGCACGACGTTCGATGTCGTTCGCGTTCTCCTTAAGTGAATTGCGcaaaactagaaattaatgaaGATCTGATTCAATTTCGACAAATACAGTCATCGATAGGTATAATATCGAATGGTTACTGTCAACACAACGGACTAAAATACCAGCTTGTATCAAACGGTGTTAATTAACGTGGGTATCAAACAGATTCCGTTTACCTAGGACAAACAAGATTGTTTAATACTCGTGCTACGTGTCGCAATATTAACCGTTCTCGCATTAATAATCGTCTATttctgtttgaaaaatttcagaTGTTTACGAATTAAAAAAGTAGAAATGAAACTATAGAAATTTACGCATCTTCGAAATTCGAACAAGCTTATCGATCGATCCAATTCTTTTCGTTAGACGATCTTTCGTTGAATCGAATTAGGAACACTGATCGAAACTCAATGTTATTGGAAAATAAAGTATCGATCGTGTAACTTTTGTAAAATTGAATGTTTACCATCGTGAAAATGCAATGCAAAATATACCCCGGTTactgtattttaaattaataatagtaTCAATTATATACCTATTATTTCAATCGGTCGCATAAATCTGTACATGGTGAActgaaattacaaaaataaatcgagaatgtgttttcgagaaaagagaATGTCAAAACTTATCGATGCGCGCGCGAGAAAGTACGATTCATAATTATCTAAAGTGTACGTTTATTACACGTTATTTCTAATAGCGACCATGTTTATAAATACCAATGAATATCAAGTTGTAATGTATCACGCACGTACGTCACAAATctcgaaaattgattttcttgtaAACGAAGCTCCGtacgaacaaattttgtttcatactttcgatttatttatgtACGAAAAATCGCCCTATTTTGATTCATCAAGCATCGTGGCCCACCATGTGTATCAtcaattaatacaatttttaaggTTATATTTATGGAAgacaaaaaaaatattatcgcgataaaaacaatttttgaaaattaatatttctctgatactcgaatgtttctttttctaacTTTTTAAGTAGTTATTGATATTTCCTTATCAGGATAAATTTAATATCacttctttaaaatatttttacctaTTTATAGATTATAGAAAGTACGTAGAATATTCTATAATGTTGCACATTTATAGAGTTTACATAGACTATTGTAATCGACTATAAATCAACCTGACACGATGTTCGAAACTTCGAGTTTCAAACAGACAGCACTGACACTTGCGAATCCCTCGTGGTAGTGTCTCAATTCTACCATTCCTGGTTCCACTTTTCGTCAAGAACAGCTGCTACACGGCGTCCATTGGAGCGAACATTTAAGTTCTTCAACTTTAAATTACCAGAAATTAACGCGGACGATGAACGTGTCTACTGACTGACCACTTCGACCCTGAACTATAAAAAAATCGAAATGTTCGtaattcgaaaagtttcgcgacgaTGATCTGGTATAACGGTGTTAATTAGCGTATCATTGTTCCAGTAGAAATATTATCAGAAATAGCGTGTAAGACAGTCTATTCAAAGTGCACTGTATCTCTATTTGCAGTTCATAAAAATGAcagaaaaaaatgtacaatggTATAAAGACATTGCGTATTTACTATACCTAACTTCAGCAAATATACATATCACACAATAATTATACCAAGAGTTAAAGCAATACAAAAGTCAAATTTGAACGATAAGTTAATCTCTATTTTGGAAATAGTCTTAGATTAGAAATCGTGCCTATTTTCGACACTACTTTTTccagaaaatttttaaggttacaGTTATAAGAAAATTTATCCTTTATtagaaatttgatatttttatattcttcatttttcatGTATCAATTTTGTATAATGCTGTAAGTTGTGACTTATCTATGCATAGATAAACCTAGGCAGTTGTTTAAGGACAAAATGGAGCATTTGAAGTTTTATAAAACTTAAAACTTATTTTGTTGTATACGTTAGTTCCTTTATATtcgttattaataattgtaatgttttatttttcgtcCTGCAAAGGAAAAGgacataataatattttctacctggaaatgtaaataaatcaaATGCGACTCAAGCTGAAGGTGGTTATAGATACTCATTTTATTTAGATTTTCTAGAGAGACCCTTCAACTTTGTTAAACTCTCGTCGGGAAGTTGGGCATTTAATATAGGTTATGTAAATCACACGTTTAAAGGACAATTTTATATCTAATAGAATTGTACTCGTATGATACAAAAATCTAAACTGTCAAAAATGCTAAGAAATATATTTGATGTTacatcaaattttgaaaatttataactcTAGATCCAAGTCATATCTAATGCAACTGATTATTCGCGTGGTCTAACGCAAACAACTAATCGCATGTAACATTATACATATGTAACGAtccaaatttttttaaatttacacaatattaattttgtacGAATTCTAGCATTGTAGCAATGATATTATATACGAAGACTTTGTCAGAACATGATCTACATAATCAACTGTACAACATATAGATGTATGGTTTACATAACCTATATGAATTAATCGTCCAGTTTCACTGACGGTAACGTAAAGAATgtcgaaacattgaaaaactCGAATTACTATAATTTTACTCTGGGAAGttcaaataatacaaatataatttacatataATCTATTAACACCCAAGCTAGCAACAAACAATTTCACTACTTCGTATTGAATATTCTATAATACTGTTAACTTAGAAACATATCTAATAATCCCTTCTAATATAATCGAAATATACGAACTATTacctaaaatatattttctaaccAATAATAACTGCGTAAACGAAGCTCCGTACGAACATATTTTGTTTTATACTTTTGATTTAATTATGTACGAAAAATCGCCCTATTTTGATTTATCAAGCATTGTGGCCCACCATGTGTACCATCCATTAATACAACTTTTAAGGTTATATTTATggaagacaaaaaaaaatattatcgtgCGTAAAATGCTAATCAAAATCAATTGGTACACGCGTgccaaattattaattattttccacAATACTGTCTTCACTTAGAAATACGTCCAATAATCCCTTCCGGTATCATTGAAATACACAAACTATTTcccaaaatatattttccatccaATAATCATAGTACGTAAAatgtcgatcaaaatcaattattATACACCTTCCGAATTGTCTACAAAGGAAATCCAGAGCGCAAGGGTTTGACGATCCTGCCAAGTGAAAAAAGACCGGTTCGTCCCGCGATCCATTCTTCAAACACCGTGATTCGTTCGAACCGTCCGGATatctaaatgtaaaatatattcatcCCTGGACGCCTCACCAGAGCCCCTCGTTATTTCAAACTCAACAAGACGCAATACTCCCGGACCGTGAGCACAGGGGACCGAAGATTTAAATCGTATCTTTGAGTTTCCAAAGagtgagagggagggagggagggaggctcGCGAGCCAAACGTCCGCTCGgtatcgcgttcgaaacgatcgaggaggAGGGAATGGTAGTGGGAGGAGAAACTATTCCATCGGGCAAATCCAATCTCCAAACGGTAGCTACCCAGCTTCCAACTCGGCCGGAACAACGAAAACGTAATCCTGCCCTCGGGGAGGAGCCATGGGTAAAAACCGGAGGCAAGAACAGGgaacaagagagaaagagagagactcaCCCGCGTTTCACGAAGTTCGCCAAGTAGTGAACCAGCAGTTTGGACAGGTTCTCATCGGCCAAAGTGTAGTTGATCGGGGCGGACAAAACGGACATAACCTCTCCGCGGAGAAGAGGTATCCCCAAGAGATAGGGGACCTCCTCGCCCCTCTGGCTCGGTCGTTCCCCGAGCTGAAAATGCAGGAAGTAGCCACGTCCACCGGAGGCCGAGTGCAACAGTGCCAGCCTCAGGAGGGGTGCTGCAACTTGACCGTCTCCAAGGAGGGACAGCAGGCCCTCGCAGATCACCAACGGACTCTGCTCTCCTCTCTCCCAGTCCGTGTACTCGTTACGGAGAGTCGAGTAGATCTCGTGAAGGTGGTAACGGTAGGTGTTACGCACGTATGTGCGTAGAATACGATCCCTCCTGGTCTCGTTCAAACCGTTCTGCAATCACAGCGAGCGGGATTCTTTGTTAGTAGGGGGTACCCTTTTCGGTCGTTCAGCGAGCCGACCGTAAAAATTCCGTATTGTTCGCCGCGCTCGTAAAGCTTCGCTTTTACATCGCCACCCCGTGATCCCCGCGGGGCGATAAGTCGGTAATGTTACGGTTATACCTTTCTTTACCTTTCGCTCTCGATACCGCCACCCCGTGGCGGCTActtcgaaattcgatcgaacgaatcgacgtgaCTACGGAGAAGGTTGTTCCCGCGCGTATCGGAACCGAATAATCACGATTACAGCGCGAGAAGGGATAGGACGAAAGAGAAGTATTATCAAGAGGGAATGAGTCTAAGGAGTCGAAACGGTTTTAAAAGTTTTCTCCTACCGTTTAATTGGAACTTATTTTCAACGGAGGAGTTGTTGCTCAAGTTTCGACGAGATGTGAAAGATACTGGGAatacgaattttaatttcaatggtAAGAGGAACAGATTTTTAGTCAGAGGGAGAGGTTTTCAATCCGTACAGTTTTATATTGTAACAAATACTGAATGATAATCAATGTAGTATACTCTTATGTATAttgtagtatatatatattgtatacaatGTACGTGTATTAAACTATAGATAAAAATTATGAACGTTGTTTTTGACAAATTCTAATTTCTATACAATATCGCTTACAAAATGATTAATTACTTATTACTTTTATATCATCTGTCCGAAATAAACTTACCAATAATGTTGTGTCATATTGTGTATAATATGATAATATATTGACAAATAAAACTAGTGCATGTATATTATTGATATAGTggtttcatttatttaatgaaactttttccgataaaaattcgaaataatgaaaataaaggaataaatgtttcgatagaacttatattatataaatttttgaatatcTGTACCACAAAagcaatttttaaaaagatgcacggaaatatcttttcgtgaaaatatttcgtgagcgcatattcttttaaataaaagatgcGTTACaacagaatttggaaaaataaacgttaacTATTCTTTTCCATTCTTCCAACAATTTTCGTTCACTTATAAAGTATAGAAAGATTTACAGTTGGATAGGAATCCCAATCTTGAAATGTAAAAACATGTCAAGCATTCGTATCTTTCGTGATTTATGCTACTTCGTCGAAGTTAAAACAATTTTGTACACCGTCAAACAAATGTAATTTTGTCGGTCTTTGAGTAACTGCGTAAAGcaactttatttaaataattttaacgttACGACCCAACTTTTGGATCCTCATCAAGGCATTACAAATCTTAAAAAGGAAACATAATTATAGAATAATATTGctaagtaatatatatatatatatatatcattataataaactactatataataggttgctcaataagttttgtcgttctataagaaatggagctattagattcgtcgttttatttttctaaagatctactactgtttgatgaacatgtattaagtttcacgtagatctgtcgactgattcgcatatttacaattgttcaaagttaaagcgtcgtataatttttttataattggaaaaacgacaaaacttattaaacaacctagtatgtaaCGTCTCCGTAATTATgtgcgtgtatgtgtgtttATATAAGTCACTATCAAAATTACATTCGTTTATGAATTATTTCCAAGGAATATTACGAagcaaaaaaataaaagtactgTTATTATTCGTTTGTAGATAATGTTAAAAAGGTCGCAAAGTTGCTGAAATGTCAACCGTCaacgtgtaaaaaaataatCTTTCATTAGTGTGAGAatgcaataaataaatattttaaataaaacttcaTTCGTACTTGAGTACTCGTCTAGCTAACGTATGTACCTCGATTAGAGATTCGTAATTAGAGATCTTTTGGTCGTGTGTAATTAGTGGAAATTTGGTTCTAAATGGTATCGGTCACCATTTGGAATCATAACTGCGCGATACATGTAAATGAACAATTCAAACGGTACCACGAAACGTCCGATCGTTATCAAATTGTCAAGGAGCTGCGGAAATAGGCTTTACAAGGTGTCAGCCTACCGTGACCATCGGATTGTCGATAATGTCCGGGACGATCGGTGGACACGTTTTGCAGCACTGCACTTGGTAATTAGTAATTTATTGGGTTGGTGTCAATTATCAATGTGCCGGCTGCGTGCAGACTGTCCGCGTCTCGTTAAATTCGCtatctcgattaaaaataattcaggccaatttgaaaaaacaaaaaaaaaaaacgcgacaCCGTTTTGTTCGCCTGTATCAAttctgtaatttttaattaaaatgctCGGATTTAATTTTTAGCGAAACGCGAGAACCGGCAGACAGgaatttgtagaaaaaaaaaaaagaaacaaaggaataTTCATCGGTGATTATATTTCGACGGGAATTGTATAaattacaatggaaaaatatgTCCATTGATTGTACAAAGTGTTTCGTGAAACGTGAACGAAATGGCCAGAGTAGGAATAACACGGAAatgcaataaaaaaaattgatcttaTCTGAATTCCAATGTTATTTTATATTAGTAATCTGTCTTTTGATGTGtctatttgtttatttgtttaaGAATAGTTAGAAAGATTCGATTTAAAACGAAAATGATCGATAATAGTGTTTCAAATTGCAATGACAATTCGCGAAATAAAAAGTTATGCCCACATTTTATAGCATATCATGTATGAAATGGagcgtttaaataaaaatgcacTTATATCTACCATTCGCGAATATATGATATCCTCAGGGACAAACTTTCCAAATGCAACAAGgtgaatgataaaaaaaaagcattTTCCAAAATCAATTTAATCTGAATTCAAAATTATGAATTGATAGGACACGATCGAAGTTCGTGTTCAATCTGTTGTTTTACTTTTACGAGAAAGTTTAATTACCAATAAACGATAGGTTGCATCAATTATTTATTCGCAGGCGTTAAAGTTAGTTTTTGAATAATACCGTTATATCGATTAATTTAGTATAAGCCCAAATACGCGTTTAATTACACACAGTGTAATACATGTTTGTAAGTTTTACACGAAAATATGTagataacgtatacgataaataaatatttcgcctACATGTTTTGTTCGAGGTAAATTTTCAGTACTCCAATAAACGTGTAAAAAGTATTTTCTCAACTGATTGAAACGCAAACACGAAGAAAAACTGGtcttaacatttttataaaccGATTTCGTACGAAAATTTTCCTATATTTTTACACATTTTCATTCCTGAACCATAACAAAATAGTTATACACGGTACTTGTTACTAAATTTTAGTTTGTTACTAAAAATTAGTTATCTGGGAAAGTGTATTATATGAATTTCAAAATGGTATAATATTGGAAGTAATGTGTTACTCTGGTCTTcgtaaaaaataagtaaaatatcaGTTGGACCTCTGTTATATTGGAGCCATATGcatcgtgaaaaatttaatgGAACAGTTTTCGTAATCCTCAGTGGAATTCGACTCTGAAACGCGTATGCTTTGCAGCTGCTGCATCTCTCGTAAAATACGAAcctcgtagaaaaatattttatggaaATAAATGTCGTGTTACGTTTGGATATTTATCATTTATCCGTTAGTCCATCGTCTATATATGCTGTGCAAGAACAAGCTACGAATACAATATTTGTACTTCGTGGAGTTATGTAAATACGAGTATCGTGAAATAATTATCGATTACTCGTGTTCCTATCGTTTAAATACaaattgtgatcgtttctcTTGGCTACCTTTGTCTCCATCCTCCTCGTCCTGTGAATATCTACGATTCACGAAAATTCAGAATGATAACTAAGAGTTACCTCATTACCTTTGTTCTCTTATCTGTTGCATCGTTATTTCTGCAGTCTATCACCTGGTTTTGCAAATTTTAGTATAAAACGTAGTCTTGCTCGTATAAACCGAGTGCACAAATACAAGTAATCTTATACGAGTAGAGCTCAGTCACTGTATCaacgtatttatttatcatcTGTATATTATGCATGTTAACTTGGAGCAAAGGCAGTTATAATGGTTTAAAACAAAACGATGGAGCTGAATGACGGTGTACTTTTAACTCTCAATTGGTAGTGTACTTGTTACATAAATGGCAGGGGTAAACAATTTGACAGCGTGTAAATGCTAGGTGAAATGCACAGTTTACGTAACGAAATCTCTAATTATACCAGATTAAGCGTCAAGGCTAAATTAACATGTTACGAAGATCTACATTACATACAAACAAATACACCTTATTCTACATTGACCTTTCAAACACGTTCTAATTATAACTATATcgcttcaaaattatcgaaatccATCTTCTCTCAAATCTATtacattaaagaaaattaatagtaacaataattaGTGCTCTATCAATCGGTattcaaatgaaatatttcccaTCCGTCGGGTAAATTTAACAATTCCCCTTAAACCTTCAACTACCTTAAAAGTCAATTCAAATCTCTAATCGTagcaatttataaatttatcgacAAAACCGACTGTAAAGATGAATCACAAGAAACTACCCCTATAACAAAATCAACAAGAACAATACTTCCTTCCGTTTCAATTAATttcgatttaatttatttacagaaaacgatatcgaagaaatattttagaaaaactCCGAAACCGACGGATTCTGTAAATTGATAATAAATTCCGCAACGCTAATGATAAATTCAATCTCGCGAATCGCCTGCAAACATTTGTAAAAGTTTGCTGcgcgataaatattcaaatatcctATTTAAATTCCTCCCTCTTTCGTAGAATATCACCTGTACGTGGTGTTAGGTAAAGTCTCTAAGCGCATCGCGAAGTTTGAATCGAGAAGGGAAGAAACCCAAAGAAACTGAATAAGTTACAATTCGAAGACACCATCGGGAGAACATCGTTCCACGTCTAATTAAATAAAACTCGTCCGACCTGGTTGTCGTTGCTTACCTGTACATCTTCATCGGTGAGATTCACCCAAGCTTCCTCGGACGTTAGACCGAGCAGTAAGTCCCGATCGCCGAAGCTGGCGAACTCGGTGCCCGGGCCAGGCACGAGGGGCATCAGTCCCGATGAGGCGGCGGTGGGCTGGAAATTCTTCGTAGAAGAGAGGAAAAGTCAGAATTTAAACGCGGAGCGGGAACACGATGAATCGATGCCTCGCTGGTTGCGCAATTAAGTCAACGTAAGAAGAAGTTGAGGTAACTATCGATTCCGAAGCGAGCTCCAATTGCGAAACTTGCAGTAATTGCAATTACAGCCGTATACTTTATGGCTTTTAATTAAAAGTTCCCCGACAAGCAATTTTGCTCTCCGATACTCCCGATCGGTTTTCAGAAAAAGACGCATCCGTTCGACGAGGGAAGTGTGATTAACGGCAACTACGGTTGGTCTCAGGACTTAATACCGGCTTCGCAGTACCAGCTATCGCGATCCTCCGGCTCGACATCTGTCACTCGGTTGTCGGGTCAATTAGCAAACTCATCGCTTACCCAGTCGTCTGGTCCACTGTTCGGCGAAGCCGGAATGTCTAACGATTTCTACCCTCACACGCCCGACCGACGCTGTAACCGGAATTTTCGAGCAAGAGGGTCGACATTATTTTTCGTATCCGTATTTACGAACAAAAGTAATCACCCTTGTACCTTCTAATGTCGAACGCGACCTCTTTCTCGCTGGAATATTCAGAACTTTctgaatattaatttcgatgttTCTATCGGTGCATAAGGAaacgagaaaattg contains:
- the LOC143151851 gene encoding neuroligin-1 → MPPVTPSPWRGIKLADAMPPACPQKPPESDASLPRPRRAYLERLAPMLANQSEDCLYLNLYVPKPPHGSTPDLLPALLLIHGDSYSWGAGNSFDGTALAAYGRFIVVSINFRLGVLGFLKTGPKGSAQGNYGLMDLVAGLHWLHENLGAFGGDPDRLTLFGHGTGAALANFLAVSPMAKELVERVVLLGGSALSPWAVQRDPLMVKRRVAEQTKCPSDIETDDIAPCLRLKNLEDLLAVQLDPPRFTCGFAPFMDGAVMPPPINQNFQPTAASSGLMPLVPGPGTEFASFGDRDLLLGLTSEEAWVNLTDEDVQNGLNETRRDRILRTYVRNTYRYHLHEIYSTLRNEYTDWERGEQSPLVICEGLLSLLGDGQVAAPLLRLALLHSASGGRGYFLHFQLGERPSQRGEEVPYLLGIPLLRGEVMSVLSAPINYTLADENLSKLLVHYLANFVKRGDPNGASPLTSGSDGLPISPPFWDSYDSINQLYLEAGHSTEMRSHYRGHKMSLWLNLLPQLHRPGYEISMRHHHLAESSSLYEGAVRPQTLAVPLPAPPLPMPSPTEPSSVSSAISTTECTPNATVATTIAATPRTLQHPNLGPGPNNLLRKLASSHYQSYTTALTVTIAVGVFLLLLNILIFAGIYHQRDRNVSNTGGGLSSAFGDKKKEEFLEAGCSGIDMSSGKQRLSSLNLMDSPSSSPPPHKAKLAQELELQLQEFQCSPPPGGGKRILEPPLYSMSPCVQRTRTPSPCVDATTARMDDDDDDGDSSDDDNDDENLPEPPPPPKAPAPNVALSCPGILRQPGTPGSAKKRVQIQEISV